One Desulfobulbus propionicus DSM 2032 DNA segment encodes these proteins:
- the thiM gene encoding hydroxyethylthiazole kinase, whose protein sequence is MSALAGKIAENLNKIRATQPLIHNITNFVVMNFTANVLLASGASPVMAHADNEAEEMVEHAGALVLNIGTLTDAWVGAMIRAGRKASELGKPIILDPVGAGATSLRTNAARAILAQTWVSVIRGNTSEILSLAGQDSITKGVDATHALTDVSETAPLLARELGTTLAVTGPIDLVTDGRRSLIIEGGHSLMPRITGTGCAATALVGAFHAVDKDPVSAAATALAFFAVAGEAAGAQAQGPGSFVIHLLDALYSLSPEEVEARCRIRQG, encoded by the coding sequence ATGTCCGCACTTGCCGGCAAAATCGCCGAAAACCTCAACAAGATCAGGGCAACCCAGCCGTTGATCCATAACATCACCAATTTCGTGGTGATGAACTTCACCGCCAACGTGCTCCTGGCCAGCGGTGCATCGCCGGTCATGGCCCATGCCGACAACGAGGCGGAAGAGATGGTGGAGCATGCCGGTGCCCTGGTGCTGAACATCGGTACCCTGACCGACGCCTGGGTGGGGGCGATGATCCGGGCCGGACGCAAGGCCTCGGAACTGGGCAAGCCGATCATCCTCGACCCCGTGGGTGCGGGGGCCACCAGCTTGCGGACCAACGCCGCGAGAGCGATCCTCGCCCAGACCTGGGTGAGCGTGATTCGGGGAAACACCTCGGAAATCCTTTCCCTGGCCGGCCAGGACTCGATCACCAAGGGAGTGGACGCCACCCATGCCCTGACCGATGTCAGCGAAACCGCCCCTCTCCTGGCCCGCGAACTCGGCACCACCCTGGCCGTCACTGGGCCGATCGATCTGGTTACCGACGGACGACGCAGCCTGATCATTGAAGGCGGTCATTCGCTCATGCCCCGGATCACCGGGACCGGCTGCGCGGCCACGGCCCTGGTCGGCGCCTTTCACGCGGTGGACAAGGATCCGGTCTCCGCGGCGGCCACGGCGCTTGCCTTTTTTGCCGTCGCCGGCGAGGCGGCGGGCGCCCAGGCCCAGGGACCGGGCAGCTTCGTGATCCATCTGCTCGACGCCCTGTACAGCCTCAGCCCAGAGGAAGTGGAGGCGCGCTGCCGTATCCGGCAGGGGTAG
- the thiE gene encoding thiamine phosphate synthase, whose amino-acid sequence MIDYSLYLVTDRHLSLGRDTVDIVQAAIRGGITCVQLREKHGSTRQFIEEARQVRNLLDCLASTIPLIINDRVDVALATGADGVHLGQRDMDIRDARRLAGSSLLIGISVESVDDAVRAEAEGADYVGVSPVFATPTKSDTAPPLGLAGIQAIRAAVSLPLVAIGGINADNAAAIIRAGADGVAVVSAIVSAACPAQAARTLKEQISSVKGGGRHGNQ is encoded by the coding sequence TTGATCGACTATTCGCTCTACCTGGTGACCGATCGGCACCTTTCCCTGGGCCGGGACACGGTCGACATCGTCCAGGCCGCCATCCGCGGCGGCATCACCTGCGTGCAGTTGCGAGAGAAACACGGTTCCACCCGCCAGTTCATCGAGGAAGCGCGACAGGTCAGAAACCTGCTGGATTGCCTGGCGAGCACCATTCCGCTGATCATCAACGACCGGGTGGATGTGGCCTTGGCGACCGGTGCGGACGGGGTGCATCTCGGCCAACGCGACATGGACATCCGCGATGCCCGGCGACTGGCCGGATCGTCGCTGCTCATCGGCATCTCCGTGGAATCGGTGGATGACGCGGTGCGGGCCGAGGCCGAAGGTGCCGATTATGTTGGGGTCAGCCCGGTGTTCGCCACCCCGACCAAAAGCGATACCGCGCCGCCGCTCGGCCTGGCGGGCATCCAGGCTATCCGCGCCGCCGTGTCCCTGCCGCTGGTGGCCATCGGCGGCATCAATGCCGATAATGCGGCGGCGATCATTCGCGCCGGCGCCGACGGAGTGGCGGTGGTTTCGGCCATTGTCAGCGCCGCCTGTCCCGCACAGGCGGCACGCACGTTGAAAGAACAGATCAGCTCAGTCAAAGGGGGAGGGCGTCATGGCAATCAATAA
- a CDS encoding protein adenylyltransferase SelO, protein MSRPLTPPHALDALTFDNRFTRALPADPRSDNSRRQVHQACYSRVRPVQVREPRLVAVSREAAALLDLTENDCRCERFLQVFAGNSLLAGMDPHALCYGGHQFGNWARQLGDGRAINLGEVVNRRGEHWTLQLKGAGPTPYSRNADGLAVLRSSLREFLCSEAMFHLGVPTTRALSLILTGESVLRDMFYDGNPALEPGAVICRLAPSFLRFGNYELLAARGETALLRQLVDFTLRTFFPHLGDPGPAAYGRWFAEICRTTAELMVHWLRVGFVHGVMNTDNMSILGLTIDYGPYGWLEDYDPTWTPNTTDAMGRRYCYGRQPQIAHWNLAQLATALSPLIGETEPLEEALRDYAHHFEQGWQTMMARKLGLRAFEPHSDRPLVEELLRLLPEVETDMTLFFRRLAMVPSGCAEDRVQPLRDAFYRPEQLTEPYRQRLHGWIERYRQRLQRDNLPDAERCRRMNAVNPKYVLRNYLAQLAIDKIMEGEYSLVEEMLEVLRHPYDEQPGREWFAEKRPEWARHRPGCSMLSCSS, encoded by the coding sequence ATGAGCCGACCACTGACACCCCCCCACGCGCTGGACGCCCTCACCTTCGACAACCGCTTCACCCGAGCGTTGCCCGCCGATCCACGCAGCGACAACAGCCGCCGCCAAGTCCACCAAGCCTGTTACTCGCGGGTGCGGCCGGTGCAGGTCAGGGAACCACGCCTGGTTGCCGTTTCCCGCGAAGCGGCCGCCCTGCTTGACCTGACCGAGAACGACTGCCGGTGCGAACGCTTTCTCCAGGTGTTTGCCGGCAATAGCCTGCTGGCCGGCATGGATCCGCACGCCCTCTGTTACGGCGGCCATCAATTCGGCAACTGGGCCAGGCAGTTGGGCGACGGCCGGGCGATCAACCTGGGCGAGGTTGTCAATCGACGCGGCGAGCACTGGACCCTGCAGCTCAAGGGAGCGGGGCCGACTCCCTATTCGCGCAATGCCGATGGTCTGGCGGTGCTGCGCTCGTCGTTGCGCGAATTTCTCTGCAGCGAGGCCATGTTCCACCTGGGCGTCCCCACCACCCGCGCGCTGAGCCTCATTCTCACCGGTGAATCGGTGCTGCGCGACATGTTCTACGACGGCAATCCGGCCCTGGAACCGGGTGCCGTGATCTGCCGCCTGGCTCCCTCCTTTCTTCGCTTCGGCAATTATGAACTTCTTGCCGCCCGCGGGGAAACCGCTCTCCTTCGCCAATTGGTCGATTTTACCCTGCGCACTTTTTTCCCCCATCTGGGCGATCCGGGCCCCGCCGCCTATGGCCGATGGTTTGCGGAGATCTGCCGCACCACCGCGGAGCTGATGGTCCACTGGCTGCGGGTCGGCTTTGTTCACGGGGTGATGAACACCGACAACATGTCGATCCTTGGCCTGACCATCGATTACGGTCCTTACGGCTGGCTGGAGGATTACGACCCCACCTGGACCCCGAACACCACCGACGCCATGGGCCGACGCTACTGCTATGGCCGTCAGCCGCAGATCGCCCACTGGAATCTGGCCCAGTTGGCCACTGCCCTCTCCCCCTTGATCGGCGAAACCGAACCGCTGGAAGAGGCCCTGCGCGACTACGCCCACCACTTCGAACAGGGCTGGCAGACGATGATGGCGCGCAAATTGGGCTTGCGCGCCTTTGAACCGCACTCCGACCGTCCCCTGGTGGAAGAGCTGCTGCGCCTGTTGCCCGAAGTGGAAACCGACATGACCCTCTTTTTTCGCCGGCTGGCCATGGTGCCATCCGGTTGCGCCGAGGATCGTGTGCAACCGTTGCGGGATGCCTTTTACCGACCCGAGCAACTGACCGAGCCATACCGCCAGCGCTTACACGGCTGGATCGAACGTTACCGCCAGCGATTGCAGCGCGACAATCTGCCCGATGCGGAGCGCTGCCGGCGAATGAACGCGGTCAACCCCAAATACGTGCTGCGTAACTATCTGGCGCAACTGGCCATCGACAAGATCATGGAAGGCGAGTATTCCCTGGTGGAGGAGATGCTCGAGGTGCTGCGTCACCCCTATGACGAACAACCGGGCAGGGAATGGTTTGCCGAGAAACGGCCCGAGTGGGCCCGCCACCGGCCAGGGTGCTCGATGTTGTCGTGCAGTTCCTGA
- a CDS encoding HAD family hydrolase, protein MNTTPCWQAVFFDFDGVIADSTEVKVRAFSALFAPHGPTVQRQVVRYHLDNGGMPRHAKLRHCFEAFVGRTIDDSELDRLGRTFSALVLDEVVAAPQIAGALEALRQLKQAAIPAFVVSGTPEEEMRLIVSRKGLAPLFTEVHGSPRTKSEIVADILDRHGLAGPRCLFIGDALADYRAAESTGLSFLGIVPQGQPSIFPADVPISSEVLLDW, encoded by the coding sequence ATGAACACCACGCCGTGCTGGCAGGCGGTTTTCTTTGATTTTGACGGCGTCATCGCCGATTCCACCGAGGTCAAGGTCCGGGCCTTTTCCGCCCTCTTCGCCCCCCACGGCCCGACGGTGCAGCGGCAAGTAGTCCGCTATCACCTGGACAACGGCGGCATGCCCCGGCACGCGAAGTTACGCCATTGTTTCGAGGCCTTTGTCGGCCGCACCATTGACGATAGCGAACTGGATCGCCTAGGCCGAACCTTCTCGGCCCTGGTGCTCGACGAGGTGGTGGCTGCCCCCCAGATTGCCGGTGCCCTCGAAGCCTTGCGGCAGCTCAAGCAGGCCGCCATTCCAGCCTTTGTCGTCTCCGGTACCCCGGAAGAGGAGATGCGCCTGATCGTCAGCCGCAAGGGGTTGGCGCCCTTGTTCACCGAGGTTCACGGTTCCCCACGGACCAAAAGCGAGATTGTTGCCGACATCCTTGACCGTCATGGCCTTGCTGGGCCGCGCTGCCTGTTCATCGGCGATGCACTGGCCGATTACCGTGCCGCCGAGTCCACCGGCCTGAGCTTTCTGGGCATCGTGCCCCAGGGGCAGCCTTCGATCTTTCCCGCCGACGTGCCGATCAGTTCGGAGGTGCTCCTCGACTGGTAG